GGGGACGGAAGGCTCAGTCCCACCGCTGGAGGCCGTGCAGGCCACCCGTGGGCAGCCCACTCTAACCTCTGCGCTGCAGGGAAGCGATAAGGGAGCAGCAAGGCGGGTGAGTGGCTCTTCTCTATCCCTCCTGCTGGGGGCGAGTGGGTGGCAGCACCCCAGCAAGGCAAAGGGTGCTCTTCTGGGGAGCTTCTTTGCTGGTTGCAAAGGGTTGTGCTTCCCCCTACCCTCAGTGGGGGACCCTTGGAGgctttcctcccccctccccaatctCTTTCCTGTCGTGGAATTTGAGATTTCAAAGTCGGGGCAAAGGAAAACGAAGGCTGCAAAGGgactttcctttttctctgtggCCACCGCCCCTTCCTGCGGGAAGGCAaagagggcaggagagggcaggggagggcaggagagggcaggggagggcaggggaagtCGAGAAGGGCCCTGTTGACAGTCCCCCCGGCTCCTGCAAAACACCTCCCGGGCAGCACCAGGATGCTGGCACCAGCCCTGTCCGCAGAggtgcccccctccccacccctcacccccccaggGCCTCCCCCAGCCCGGCAGCGCAGTCAGGAGCCCCCCCGAATAAAGAAGGGACGCCCCTTCCCGCCTTCCCCCGTCCCATGGAACGGTTCTGAACCCGAAAAAAAAACTCCCGCCACCCCCCACACGCAGGCAATCCCCGCGGCTCCCTTTGGGGCGGCCCTGGACCGGGCTTTGCCTCCcgtcccttctcctccctcccgaAAAGCGGGGAGCAACCCGTTACCTGCTGGGGGGCCGGCGtcgggcggccggggggcggcggggctgtcGGGCATaagggcggcggggccgagcgaCGTTCACCGGGGACTTTCGTTTTCCTCGCCTGcctggagggggaggaggaggagcagctgacGGGAAGAAGGCGGGGAAGGCAAGGCGGGAGCTCCCCGGGCGGGAGAGGTGCGCGGTGTCGGGGGTGGGAAGGGAGCGCCCCGCGCCCTGCCTAAGGATACCGGCACCGGGGGGATGCTGGtaccgggcggggggggctgcatGCACCGGGGGGCTGCATGCACCGGAGAGGGGTCGGACGGCAAAACTCTGCTTCAGCTGCTAGACAGGACCCCCGAGCTGTGCTGGGGTGCATGGCTGGGTGCCGGCTCAGCTGCAAGGGCTGCTGCTGCGCCTGGGGCAGGGTCTCAGGCCCCCGCTTCAGCCGAGGGGGGCTTTAAACCTGCCCTACTTCCACCCCCTTCCCCGGCAGCGCTGCTCCAGGCTGCTCTTTGGTCTCTGCTACCCTTTGCAGGCAGGCGAGATGGGATCCGGGGCGGGTTTAACATGGTGAGAAagccacgctggagcaggaaTCACTGGGAAAAATACTTCTACCGCTTtcccatggggctggggggccatCCGGAGCCCCCCCAAGGTGTGTGTGCGATGGGGACGTAGTCCTCTCCACGGCAGCCGCCAAGCTGGCCCTCTCCGGAAAAACTCCCgcagctgggagctgggagccGTTTCGTCCCTGTGCCGTCAGCAGCCACATGACGGGCGGACCAGGAAGCGCCAGcggctccctccttccctccatccccGCCGCAGCATCCTCACCGCGGCCTGCGGTCCCCACGACCACGGGGCTGGCGGCCGGGGACACCCCGCGCAGATCTCCCAGCTCCACCGGGCTGCGAAGCGGAGGGTGGCTGCGGGGCCACTGCTTTTGGCTCGCGGCTCAGCTCCTGCCCAGAGGGTCGCTGGGAAGATGTgaagcccccagccccccagcctgggTGAGACCCCAGCAAGGAAACCCCCTGAAGGATTTGATTTCTTCTCACAAGCATCCTCTGTGATAACGGCAGGGCTTGTCAGCTCTGCGCTGGCATCTCTCCGGTTGCGCGTGAGGGCAGGGAGGTTtgcaggcaggcgggcagggacGCTGGATCGGGTCAGGGACAGGCAGAAGCCATGCTGGTCACAGAGGTGGCGGCggtggcagcagggagctgggatTAGAGGGCTCTGAGCACTGGGAGTGGGGCCCTGTGCAAGGCACCAGCACCATGTTCAGCCGGTCAGGATACCAGGCCCTTCCCTTGGGGGACTTTGACCGCTTCCAGCAGTCCAGCATTGGGCTCTACGGAGCCCAGAAGGGCTTCTTCTCCTTCGGATCCAAGCAAGACCCTCTGGGGCCAGCCGGAAATACCACAGGTGAGTCCCAGCCTTAGAGGGGAATTGCTGCTTTCCTCCCTATTGCCACATTTGATGTAGGGTGTTGCGCTGGCTGGGTGCCTCTCACACTCCTGGCTTCGCCAGGTTGCAGGGTGCATGGGGGGCGAGGATTAGATGGGGGCTCACAGGCAGAGCAGGGGGTTTTGGAGCAGGTACATCCCCCTTTCACCCCCCTACAGACTCCTCCCAGGGTTGGCTGTCCTGGATCTGTCATGGCATTATCACCTTCTTGGTCTTCTTGCTGATGGTTGTCACCTTCCCCATCTCAGGATGGTTTGCCTTGAAGGTAAGGGAGGAAACAGGTCAGGAATGGTATGACAACCTATCCTCCATGATGAGGACCCTTCCTGGCTGCCCCTGCTCTCACTGCTCCTGGCACTGCACTGCAGGACCCAGGGTTTTGCTTCTGCCTTGGTCTAAACTTTCCCATTCCAGATCGTGCCCACCTACGAGCGAATGATCATCTTCCGTCTGGGCCGCATCCGGGCACCTCAGGGACCCGGCGtggtcctgctgctgcctttcatcGATCACTGGCAACGAGTGGATCTGAGGACAAGGGCCTTCAACGTGCCCCCCTGCAAGGTGAGCTGCCTTGGGCCTCAGGGCAGGATGGAGAGACATCTCTAAAATACCCAGAGCAGGTGGATTTTGAGATGGTCTGACCCTTTGTGTCTTGCATGGACCCAATGTTCAGTTCCTCCATCATCATGGTGAGGTGAGGGGGTTGTAACTGGTGCTGTGAAGCCAGAATCCTCACCTGCCTGCAGTTGAAAAGCTCCTCTTGGTTTTGTGCACCTTGCTCAGTGAGTGTTCCTGATTGGAGACATCTCAAAAACATCAATCCTTGTCCTTCCCTGATGTCTTTCAAGAACAGCCCCATGCTGGAAACCGTCCTCACCATTCAGACTAGCCCAAACTTAAttatttgggttggttttgtttctaaTAACCCTCTTAATAAAGACATCTAGAACCAGTTGCTAGCTGGGAAAAAAGTGAATGCCTTTGTTCCCAGGCTCTACTCACACGGGTGGAGCCATGGGGCAGAGACGGGGAGAGATCCTGACTCCCCTCTGCCCCAGCTGACTTCCAAGGATGGGGCAATCATCTCCATGGGTGCTGATGTCCAATTCCGGGTGTGGGACCCCGTGTTGTCCGTCATGATGGTGAAGGATCTCATCGCGGCCACCCGGATGACGGCGCAGAACGCCATGACCAAGACCTTGGTGAAGAAGAGCCTCCGTGAGATCCAAGTGGAGAAGCTGAGGATCGGGGAGCAGCTGCTGGTGAGGACTGCCCCAGTCCTGCACAGAGCACCCCAAGCCCCCCAAACCCTTGGGTTTTTGGTGTGGAAGTAACAGTAAGGAAAAGATGGAGCTGCTGAAAGTCCTTGGACCTGGCCAAGGAAGGGAGCTGGGAAAACATGGTGATTAGTGGGGAGCAGATGCTTTCAGCCTACAGATCTCCGGAGCTCTGTGGCTTATCTCTAAGGCGTCTGACCACACAGAAAAGCCCACATTTTGATGGCAGGCTTAAATTTGACTTCCATATCTCCACCAGGAATATCTCTGGAGGGGGTTGCAAACTGGAGAGGGCTTTTGGGGAGAGAAGCAGGACAGGGCAGTGGCAGAGGGGCAATGAGTAGTGCCTGCAGCTGACCTGAGACAAGCCAAGATCTTGTGGATTGAATGTCTACAAGAGATGATATAAAAGGAGGCTGGGGGGATATACTGATATCtctggggtgtctggggtggtTTGGAGGCCAGAGATGCTGCTTGGTGGAGCACCATAACAGCACATGTTGTCTAGGGGGAGCAAGGAAAGGGGCCAGCCTGGGAGCGAGCCATGGAAAGGGGAACAAGACAGAGCTCTCCTCCCTGTTCTGACCTCTTCCAAGCTGGAAGAGCAACTGGAGGAGCAGGGTTGAGCTTGAGAGTGGACAATTTAGAGGAGGTGAACTACTGAGCGTGGCCCAACACTCCACGTCTAAAGCTGGGGGATAGCAGAAATATAAACTATGGGATGCCCATGGTTGGGGGTGCTGTGGTGGGTGGTCTCCATGGCCatacccagctctgcctgggctgccaacatttctccctttcttcctggctctgcagctggagaTTAACGACATGACCAAGTCCTGGGGCCTGGAGGTGGACCGAGTGGAGCTGAGCATGGAAGCTGTGCTGCAGCCACCCCGGGAGAACCTGGTGGGCCCTCTGGCCACCATGCCACCCGTGCCTGGGCTGGAGGGGCTGGATGGCACCATTCAGCAGCTGGCTGCTCATTTCTTCAGCAACAGCCTGGCTCTGGCGGGCAGCGGGACCAGCGCTCCGGAGGCAGGTAACCAACCCAGGGCCACCACTTTGCTGGGGGATGTTCCCTCTTGCCTGATGACCTTTGTCTGTTGGCTGTTTCACAGAGGAGTCAAAGTCTAGGAGATAACACATTCGTACGAGCACAGCAAAAATAGGCTGGTAtagggagaagagagaggatgGCTTCAGGCACAGCCCCACACAGCACGTGGCATAATACAGCCTTTCTAACAAGACATTTCAGATAGGACTGGGGAGGGTGGGAGCAGATCCGCAGGAGCCTGGGCTCAAGACCAACTCAGATGCCAGCATTTACGTCAGGCAAACCCAAGCCTGAACTTGCCGAGAGAGTCACATCTGAGGGcgacatggattttttttctagcacCAATTTGTGCCCTGCTATTTCTTTCAGGGATAATTTTCCACCCCTTGATAACAGGGGAGGAGTAACCCATGACAGACAGAGGAGCAGGCAGTAGGAACTGTAGAAGTGCATTTCTTTGCCCTGGAGACCTTTTCTATGGGTCCATGCAGACCAGCAAAACTCACCTGAAAGTGTCCCCTTCAACTCACTTCTGTCCCATTGTCCCCAGCAGACAGCGTGGAGACGGTAAATGAGGTGGAGCCTCCCACCACTtccctccttgctgctgctggcagcgccTGGCGGAAGCCCAGCGCAGAGGAGCTGCTCTCGGCAGTGGAGCCTGTCCTCTCCGAGGCCCTGGTCGGCCAGGTGGGAGCATCCTACCAGGTCAACATCACCCTGCCCAGCGGCACCCGGAGCACCTACTTCATAGACCTCTCCTCAGGTCACTGCTCTTTGGGGTTGTTGTGTTGGAGGCGGGAGGGTGTTTTGTGCCTCTGCCCCTTTTGCATGCTGCAAATCCCCCAGGCTTGGGGGTAGGGTGTCCCAAACCAAGCCCTTTTGGTACCTCCATGAAAGGCACCCCAGGGTCCATCCACTGAGCACTGCAGTTTGGCAACTGTGACCTTGAGTCCATGCTCCCTGGAAGTCCAGAGTATAATATGTTTTGGGTTAAATcattaattttccttcagaaagagagCACTGATAGAAAATTGGCAGCCGGGTCTCCTCAGGGCTGGCCAAAAGGGATGGTTCAGAGACCTCAGTGCTTATTGCCTCTTGTATGCCACCAGCCCAAAGAGGAGGTGATGGAGGGACATGTGTGGGCAGTGCCTTGGGCCATTGCCATGCTGGAAGATGTCCTCCCAGCACTCAGTGCATTCCCCCATGGTTGCTGATTGTTTTTCTGGTGGTGATGGCAAAAGTAGGACAGGGTTTGGAGGTGGACCACTGTAACAGGACAGGGGTGGAGCAACACAAGAGAAATTTATCTCCATAAGGAGTAAGGACTCCTGTCTCAAA
This sequence is a window from Athene noctua chromosome 13, bAthNoc1.hap1.1, whole genome shotgun sequence. Protein-coding genes within it:
- the STOML1 gene encoding stomatin-like protein 1 isoform X5, coding for MFSRSGYQALPLGDFDRFQQSSIGLYGAQKGFFSFGSKQDPLGPAGNTTDSSQGWLSWICHGIITFLVFLLMVVTFPISGWFALKIVPTYERMIIFRLGRIRAPQGPGVVLLLPFIDHWQRVDLRTRAFNVPPCKLTSKDGAIISMGADVQFRVWDPVLSVMMVKDLIAATRMTAQNAMTKTLVKKSLREIQVEKLRIGEQLLLEINDMTKSWGLEVDRVELSMEAVLQPPRENLVGPLATMPPVPGLEGLDGTIQQLAAHFFSNSLALAGSGTSAPEAGSGRAGRGVLEGSPDVILEVAEKDLQDLFLGDLRPLSAYMSGRLQVTGDLHLALKLEELVKAMKQRR
- the STOML1 gene encoding stomatin-like protein 1 isoform X3 — its product is MFSRSGYQALPLGDFDRFQQSSIGLYGAQKGFFSFGSKQDPLGPAGNTTDSSQGWLSWICHGIITFLVFLLMVVTFPISGWFALKLTSKDGAIISMGADVQFRVWDPVLSVMMVKDLIAATRMTAQNAMTKTLVKKSLREIQVEKLRIGEQLLLEINDMTKSWGLEVDRVELSMEAVLQPPRENLVGPLATMPPVPGLEGLDGTIQQLAAHFFSNSLALAGSGTSAPEAADSVETVNEVEPPTTSLLAAAGSAWRKPSAEELLSAVEPVLSEALVGQVGASYQVNITLPSGTRSTYFIDLSSGSGRAGRGVLEGSPDVILEVAEKDLQDLFLGDLRPLSAYMSGRLQVTGDLHLALKLEELVKAMKQRR
- the STOML1 gene encoding stomatin-like protein 1 isoform X4; the encoded protein is MFSRSGYQALPLGDFDRFQQSSIGLYGAQKGFFSFGSKQDPLGPAGNTTDSSQGWLSWICHGIITFLVFLLMVVTFPISGWFALKLTSKDGAIISMGADVQFRVWDPVLSVMMVKDLIAATRMTAQNAMTKTLVKKSLREIQVEKLRIGEQLLLEINDMTKSWGLEVDRVELSMEAVLQPPRENLVGPLATMPPVPGLEGLDGTIQQLAAHFFSNSLALAGSGTSAPEADSVETVNEVEPPTTSLLAAAGSAWRKPSAEELLSAVEPVLSEALVGQVGASYQVNITLPSGTRSTYFIDLSSGSGRAGRGVLEGSPDVILEVAEKDLQDLFLGDLRPLSAYMSGRLQVTGDLHLALKLEELVKAMKQRR
- the STOML1 gene encoding stomatin-like protein 1 isoform X1, whose product is MFSRSGYQALPLGDFDRFQQSSIGLYGAQKGFFSFGSKQDPLGPAGNTTDSSQGWLSWICHGIITFLVFLLMVVTFPISGWFALKIVPTYERMIIFRLGRIRAPQGPGVVLLLPFIDHWQRVDLRTRAFNVPPCKLTSKDGAIISMGADVQFRVWDPVLSVMMVKDLIAATRMTAQNAMTKTLVKKSLREIQVEKLRIGEQLLLEINDMTKSWGLEVDRVELSMEAVLQPPRENLVGPLATMPPVPGLEGLDGTIQQLAAHFFSNSLALAGSGTSAPEAADSVETVNEVEPPTTSLLAAAGSAWRKPSAEELLSAVEPVLSEALVGQVGASYQVNITLPSGTRSTYFIDLSSGSGRAGRGVLEGSPDVILEVAEKDLQDLFLGDLRPLSAYMSGRLQVTGDLHLALKLEELVKAMKQRR
- the STOML1 gene encoding stomatin-like protein 1 isoform X2, yielding MFSRSGYQALPLGDFDRFQQSSIGLYGAQKGFFSFGSKQDPLGPAGNTTDSSQGWLSWICHGIITFLVFLLMVVTFPISGWFALKIVPTYERMIIFRLGRIRAPQGPGVVLLLPFIDHWQRVDLRTRAFNVPPCKLTSKDGAIISMGADVQFRVWDPVLSVMMVKDLIAATRMTAQNAMTKTLVKKSLREIQVEKLRIGEQLLLEINDMTKSWGLEVDRVELSMEAVLQPPRENLVGPLATMPPVPGLEGLDGTIQQLAAHFFSNSLALAGSGTSAPEADSVETVNEVEPPTTSLLAAAGSAWRKPSAEELLSAVEPVLSEALVGQVGASYQVNITLPSGTRSTYFIDLSSGSGRAGRGVLEGSPDVILEVAEKDLQDLFLGDLRPLSAYMSGRLQVTGDLHLALKLEELVKAMKQRR